From one Amaranthus tricolor cultivar Red isolate AtriRed21 chromosome 17, ASM2621246v1, whole genome shotgun sequence genomic stretch:
- the LOC130804760 gene encoding chlorophyll synthase, chloroplastic isoform X3, whose amino-acid sequence MAALMNTLAAIKLSSTTRNTHFKSRPSMFPRSIFFTRRRFTIRAADTDTDEVKAQIPDKAPSKDGSSFNQLLGIKGAAQETNKWKIRLQLTKPVTWPPLVWGVVCGAAASGNFHWTLEDVAKSILCMIMSGPCLTGYTQTLNDWYDREIDAINEPYRPIPSGAISENEVISQIWVLFLAGLGIAGGLDVWAGHNFPVIFYLALGGSFISYIYSAPPLKLKQNGWIGNFALGSSYIGLPWWAGQALFGILTPDIIVLTLLYSLAGLGIAIVNDFKSIEGDKAMGLQSLPVAFGVDTAKWICVGAIDVTQLSVVDPISPKRSHQI is encoded by the exons ATGGCGGCCTTAATGAACACACTTGCCGCAATTAAGCTGTCATCAACTACaagaaatacccatttcaaatcTCGCCCTTCTATGTTCCCTCGTTCTATCTTCTTCACTA GAAGAAGGTTTACTATTAGAGCAGCAGATACTGATACTGATGAGG TGAAAGCTCAGATACCAGATAAGGCACCATCAAAGGATGGTTCTAGCTTCAATCAGCTTCTTGGAATCAAGGGAGCTGCTCAAGAAACA AACAAATGGAAAATTCGTCTCCAGCTTACAAAGCCAGTTACATGGCCTCCATTGGTTTGGGGAGTAGTTTGTGGAGCTGCAGCCTCAG GAAACTTTCATTGGACTCTAGAAGATGTGGCCAAATCAATTCTTTGCATGATTATGTCCGGACCTTGCCTGACTGGCTATACCCAG ACCTTAAATGATTGGTATGATCGTGAGATTGATGCCATTAATGAACCTTATCGTCCAATTCCTTCAGGAGCAATTTCTGAGAATGAG GTGATTAGTCAAATTTGGGTGCTGTTTCTAGCCGGACTTGGTATTGCTGGAGGTTTGGACGTGTGG GCAGGGCATAACTTCCCCGTGATTTTCTACTTGGCTTTGGGTGGATCTTTTATCTCGTATATTTATTCTGCTCCTCCTTTGAAG CTTAAACAAAATGGTTGGATTGGCAATTTTGCTCTTGGATCAAGCTACATTGGTTTACCATG GTGGGCCGGTCAAGCTCTGTTTGGGATTCTAACCCCCGATATAATTGTTTTGACACTTCTGTACAGCCTTGCCGGA CTTGGCATTGCCATTGTTAACGACTTTAAGAGCATCGAAGGTGACAAAGCAATGGGACTGCAG TCTCTTCCAGTTGCTTTTGGCGTTGATACTGCGAAATGGATTTGCGTTGGTGCTATTGACGTAACTCAGTTGTCAGTTGTTG
- the LOC130804760 gene encoding chlorophyll synthase, chloroplastic isoform X4, with protein MAALMNTLAAIKLSSTTRNTHFKSRPSMFPRSIFFTRRRFTIRAADTDTDEVKAQIPDKAPSKDGSSFNQLLGIKGAAQETNKWKIRLQLTKPVTWPPLVWGVVCGAAASGNFHWTLEDVAKSILCMIMSGPCLTGYTQTLNDWYDREIDAINEPYRPIPSGAISENEVISQIWVLFLAGLGIAGGLDVWAGHNFPVIFYLALGGSFISYIYSAPPLKLKQNGWIGNFALGSSYIGLPWWAGQALFGILTPDIIVLTLLYSLAGLGIAIVNDFKSIEGDKAMGLQLLLALILRNGFALVLLT; from the exons ATGGCGGCCTTAATGAACACACTTGCCGCAATTAAGCTGTCATCAACTACaagaaatacccatttcaaatcTCGCCCTTCTATGTTCCCTCGTTCTATCTTCTTCACTA GAAGAAGGTTTACTATTAGAGCAGCAGATACTGATACTGATGAGG TGAAAGCTCAGATACCAGATAAGGCACCATCAAAGGATGGTTCTAGCTTCAATCAGCTTCTTGGAATCAAGGGAGCTGCTCAAGAAACA AACAAATGGAAAATTCGTCTCCAGCTTACAAAGCCAGTTACATGGCCTCCATTGGTTTGGGGAGTAGTTTGTGGAGCTGCAGCCTCAG GAAACTTTCATTGGACTCTAGAAGATGTGGCCAAATCAATTCTTTGCATGATTATGTCCGGACCTTGCCTGACTGGCTATACCCAG ACCTTAAATGATTGGTATGATCGTGAGATTGATGCCATTAATGAACCTTATCGTCCAATTCCTTCAGGAGCAATTTCTGAGAATGAG GTGATTAGTCAAATTTGGGTGCTGTTTCTAGCCGGACTTGGTATTGCTGGAGGTTTGGACGTGTGG GCAGGGCATAACTTCCCCGTGATTTTCTACTTGGCTTTGGGTGGATCTTTTATCTCGTATATTTATTCTGCTCCTCCTTTGAAG CTTAAACAAAATGGTTGGATTGGCAATTTTGCTCTTGGATCAAGCTACATTGGTTTACCATG GTGGGCCGGTCAAGCTCTGTTTGGGATTCTAACCCCCGATATAATTGTTTTGACACTTCTGTACAGCCTTGCCGGA CTTGGCATTGCCATTGTTAACGACTTTAAGAGCATCGAAGGTGACAAAGCAATGGGACTGCAG TTGCTTTTGGCGTTGATACTGCGAAATGGATTTGCGTTGGTGCTATTGACGTAA